A genomic segment from Peribacillus sp. ACCC06369 encodes:
- a CDS encoding spore germination protein: MRIGRSLKRSKEKPTTNHIQVNTLSDEVNENVVRLMNELGHSSDLSVRMIESPHHKSVQAAVIHLDGLADDNIINENIVDPLIQSFNENNQKLIEERASHILTVSQLTIKESWQEFVSAVLTGDTAVLLNGSTKAFIASTKKQPSRAITEPTSQTVIRGPKDSFTENLRTNTSLIRTRIQNPDVRLESLKVGSVTQTDIGIMYIQGIADESIVKEVKERVKGIDIDGVLESNYIEELIRDDGTTIFPLLLNTERPDAVVGNLLEGRIAIIIQGTPFVLIVPAVFSQFFQSPEDYYQNQYISSFLRLLRLGAFFLATYASAIYLALITHHQGLIPTTLIVSLMAQRETVPFPAIVEILVMEMAFEVLREAGVRMPRAIGPAVSIVGALILGQAAVEAGFVGAAVVIIVAISAISSFTLPNTSLVNVTRGIRFMLIFISAFIGLYGILLFTLCIWLHMSSLRSFGVPYFAPFAPFRLKEQRDGFFRFPLSSLLKKPSRK; the protein is encoded by the coding sequence GTGCGAATAGGACGTTCTCTTAAAAGGTCTAAAGAAAAACCTACAACAAACCATATACAAGTAAATACCTTATCCGACGAGGTGAATGAAAATGTAGTGAGATTAATGAACGAGCTTGGACACAGTTCTGATTTGTCTGTTCGAATGATTGAATCTCCGCACCATAAATCGGTACAAGCAGCTGTAATCCACCTTGACGGATTGGCTGATGATAACATCATTAACGAGAACATAGTGGATCCATTAATACAGTCGTTTAATGAAAATAATCAAAAATTGATAGAAGAACGAGCAAGCCATATTTTAACAGTATCTCAATTGACCATTAAAGAAAGTTGGCAGGAATTCGTGTCAGCGGTTTTGACAGGAGATACGGCAGTATTGCTGAATGGCAGTACAAAAGCATTCATCGCCAGTACGAAAAAACAGCCGTCACGGGCAATAACTGAACCGACAAGCCAAACGGTCATTAGAGGACCAAAAGATAGTTTTACAGAGAATTTAAGAACCAATACGTCATTAATTCGTACTAGGATTCAAAATCCTGATGTACGCTTAGAAAGCTTGAAAGTCGGAAGCGTCACTCAAACGGATATTGGAATCATGTACATTCAGGGAATCGCGGATGAGAGTATCGTGAAGGAAGTCAAAGAACGAGTAAAGGGCATTGATATTGATGGGGTTCTTGAATCTAATTACATTGAGGAATTAATTCGGGATGATGGAACAACCATTTTTCCGCTTCTTTTAAATACGGAACGACCTGATGCGGTTGTAGGAAATTTATTAGAGGGTAGAATTGCCATCATCATACAAGGAACACCTTTTGTTTTAATCGTCCCGGCTGTTTTCTCTCAATTTTTTCAATCTCCGGAAGACTATTATCAAAATCAATATATCAGTTCCTTTTTAAGGTTGTTAAGATTAGGAGCCTTTTTTCTTGCTACGTATGCCTCCGCTATCTATTTGGCACTGATTACACATCACCAAGGGCTTATTCCTACAACGTTAATCGTCAGTCTAATGGCCCAAAGGGAAACTGTTCCTTTTCCAGCAATTGTCGAAATACTGGTAATGGAAATGGCCTTTGAGGTTTTGCGTGAGGCAGGAGTTCGGATGCCAAGAGCGATTGGGCCGGCTGTATCAATTGTAGGAGCACTCATTTTAGGACAAGCAGCTGTTGAAGCGGGATTTGTGGGAGCGGCAGTGGTTATTATTGTAGCCATTTCTGCAATCAGCAGTTTTACACTGCCGAATACCAGTTTAGTTAATGTGACTCGTGGAATTCGATTTATGTTGATTTTTATTTCAGCATTTATAGGCTTATATGGCATATTGCTTTTCACTTTATGTATCTGGCTTCATATGAGCAGCCTTAGATCTTTTGGTGTACCATATTTTGCTCCATTTGCTCCATTTCGTTTAAAGGAGCAAAGAGATGGTTTTTTTCGTTTCCCGCTTTCATCACTATTGAAAAAACCATCAAGAAAATAA
- a CDS encoding DinB family protein produces the protein MQTLFRYNWMVREDWYRWCGEVNEEELLRSRTGGVGSILQTLFHIVDVEWSWIRLLQGKKDFTESFEKYKSLDQVMKLDAVFRTEVNNFVYNWNVVMENKLFHDTMPDGKIVTDTWGEIMRHVIAHEIHHVGQISVWAREAGKKPVSANLIGRGLISSE, from the coding sequence GTGCAAACATTATTTCGATATAACTGGATGGTTAGAGAAGACTGGTATCGTTGGTGTGGTGAGGTGAACGAAGAAGAACTTCTTCGTTCCAGAACTGGCGGAGTGGGGAGCATTTTGCAAACACTCTTCCATATAGTTGATGTAGAGTGGAGTTGGATACGCCTTTTACAAGGTAAAAAAGACTTCACTGAGAGTTTTGAAAAATATAAGAGTTTGGATCAGGTCATGAAATTGGATGCTGTTTTTCGGACGGAAGTGAATAACTTTGTATACAATTGGAATGTGGTTATGGAAAATAAATTATTTCATGATACTATGCCAGATGGAAAAATCGTAACAGATACTTGGGGTGAGATTATGCGGCATGTCATTGCTCACGAAATTCACCATGTAGGACAAATATCAGTTTGGGCAAGAGAAGCAGGGAAAAAGCCTGTTTCTGCAAACCTTATTGGACGGGGACTTATCTCATCCGAATGA
- a CDS encoding GerAB/ArcD/ProY family transporter, producing the protein MPKIKIDGFQLFCMMIIFMFGSNLLLNIGKGAKQDVWIVNLLSTLFGCLLYFVYISLYKKYPDLPMTGYVRKIWGKYIGSVLSFTYIIYFVYLASRILRDFEELLISSTYRRTSIITLGICMILVLIYGVHLGLEAFARVACLCFAIIIVALLILNIMFVLGGYTKLENLQPVLGNGWGMVWKELIPTGITVPFGELITFTMILPYLNKKSSAFKVGLFAIIIGGVSLTLNSIILLSVLGPEAVLRSNFPALRAVSYINIADFIERLDSFILVLMIILGFIKISIFFFCAIIGSADLFQMKPSPIFIYLVGGVIIISSIMIAPSYQAHINEGLKVVPYLLHLPLLIGIPILLLLTAYIKQKLKPAVS; encoded by the coding sequence TTGCCTAAAATAAAAATTGATGGATTTCAGTTATTTTGTATGATGATCATTTTTATGTTTGGCAGTAATCTACTGCTTAATATAGGTAAGGGGGCCAAGCAGGATGTCTGGATTGTGAATCTCTTATCAACCCTTTTTGGTTGTTTACTTTATTTCGTGTATATTTCATTATACAAAAAATACCCTGACTTACCGATGACCGGTTATGTCCGGAAAATTTGGGGTAAATATATCGGCAGCGTATTGAGTTTTACCTATATCATCTATTTTGTTTATCTGGCTTCAAGAATATTACGCGATTTTGAAGAATTATTAATTAGCTCCACTTATAGACGCACTTCCATTATAACGCTGGGGATATGCATGATACTTGTTTTGATTTATGGAGTTCATCTAGGTTTGGAAGCATTTGCACGTGTTGCATGCTTATGCTTTGCCATTATTATCGTGGCCCTTTTGATTCTGAACATTATGTTTGTATTAGGAGGATATACAAAATTGGAAAACCTTCAACCTGTATTAGGCAACGGATGGGGAATGGTATGGAAAGAGTTGATTCCTACAGGTATCACCGTACCTTTTGGAGAATTGATTACGTTTACGATGATCCTTCCGTATTTGAATAAAAAGAGTTCCGCTTTTAAAGTTGGCCTCTTTGCCATAATTATAGGTGGAGTTTCTTTAACTCTTAATTCGATCATTCTTTTGTCCGTATTAGGTCCAGAGGCGGTATTAAGGTCTAATTTCCCTGCTCTTAGAGCTGTGAGTTATATAAATATCGCTGATTTTATTGAAAGACTGGATTCGTTCATTCTTGTTTTAATGATTATTTTAGGCTTCATTAAGATTTCGATATTTTTCTTTTGTGCCATTATTGGCTCAGCGGACTTATTTCAAATGAAACCATCTCCTATATTCATTTATCTGGTTGGCGGTGTTATTATCATCTCTTCGATTATGATTGCTCCTAGCTATCAGGCACATATAAATGAAGGGTTAAAAGTAGTTCCTTACCTTTTGCATCTACCTTTGCTCATTGGAATCCCCATTCTATTATTGCTTACCGCATATATAAAACAAAAATTAAAACCAGCAGTTTCATGA
- a CDS encoding site-specific integrase, with translation MKNVQPIRRLDHIDKMKKSLLKYCSYRDYMMFSIGINIGLRIGDLLQLRVKDILEGTHIVIVEQKTDKIKRFLVNPQLRKEVRKYVRKMNLKNEQYLFPSRKGNGPITRVQAYRVLNKAAEMADIPDVGTHTLRKTFGYLHYQKFKDIALLQQILNHSNPKDTMIYIGLTQDLMDETLMDFYY, from the coding sequence ATAAAAAATGTTCAGCCGATACGGCGGCTGGATCACATAGATAAGATGAAAAAGTCACTATTAAAATATTGCAGCTATAGGGATTATATGATGTTTTCCATCGGGATAAACATCGGGTTACGTATTGGGGATCTATTGCAATTGCGAGTGAAAGATATCCTTGAGGGTACGCATATAGTCATTGTGGAGCAAAAGACAGATAAAATTAAGCGGTTCCTGGTCAATCCTCAACTTCGTAAGGAAGTAAGGAAATATGTCCGGAAGATGAACTTGAAAAATGAACAGTATTTATTTCCAAGTCGAAAAGGGAATGGTCCAATAACTAGGGTACAGGCCTACAGGGTCTTGAACAAAGCAGCTGAAATGGCAGACATTCCGGATGTAGGTACACATACTCTTCGAAAAACTTTCGGCTATTTACATTACCAAAAGTTCAAGGATATTGCGTTACTGCAGCAAATCCTTAATCACTCCAATCCAAAAGATACGATGATTTACATAGGACTCACACAGGATTTAATGGACGAAACATTGATGGATTTCTATTATTAA
- a CDS encoding Ger(x)C family spore germination protein: MKMNISLLCMAAICLLISGCSNYRELNELGVIIAMGVDQNDDPKQPYRVTYQVINPSGLSQTSTTGGQGLAVINYTVTGKTFLETLGKSASVIPRENNTTHLSLIIIGEKLARNDLDLIFDGLDRGKYSRVSIPIFIARGKTAKDVLGVIEPLENTPGKNIISTTQNNQKLYGSSSEVLAYEIISSLLSEGKDASLPGISISNASQKGKQTGNLETTNPTTIKVKGLAIFRKGKLVRWLDGETARAAQFVTSKVKNTPVVLPCERGNVTINTIGVKSKMLTEIHHEKPVIHTNINVMGELLETSCELNLSDPRVLKEFEKKMVKEIKKQINRTISITQKEKSDIFGFGDALSRTNPVYWRQNKKNWDNLYSDAQISLKVNVEIINSGLLMEPYEPK; encoded by the coding sequence ATGAAAATGAATATTTCACTATTATGTATGGCAGCCATTTGCTTACTGATTTCAGGTTGTTCAAATTACCGGGAATTAAACGAGCTAGGTGTCATAATAGCTATGGGAGTTGACCAAAATGACGATCCAAAACAACCGTACCGAGTAACATATCAAGTCATAAATCCTAGCGGCCTATCCCAAACCAGCACAACAGGAGGTCAAGGCCTCGCTGTCATCAACTATACGGTAACAGGAAAAACGTTTTTGGAAACTTTGGGAAAATCAGCTTCCGTTATTCCGAGGGAAAATAACACAACACATCTCTCGCTCATTATTATTGGTGAGAAGTTAGCTCGAAATGATCTGGATTTAATCTTTGATGGTCTCGATAGAGGAAAATATTCACGGGTAAGTATCCCGATCTTTATTGCGCGTGGGAAGACTGCTAAGGATGTACTTGGGGTAATTGAACCTCTTGAGAATACTCCAGGTAAAAATATTATCAGTACAACACAAAATAATCAAAAGTTGTATGGATCATCTAGTGAGGTGTTAGCTTATGAAATCATTTCTTCACTGTTGAGTGAAGGTAAAGATGCATCACTTCCTGGAATCAGTATAAGCAATGCTTCCCAGAAGGGGAAGCAAACAGGAAATTTAGAGACGACGAACCCGACTACTATTAAGGTTAAGGGATTAGCCATTTTCAGAAAAGGTAAATTGGTGAGATGGTTGGATGGAGAAACGGCCCGAGCCGCTCAATTCGTTACATCGAAAGTGAAAAATACCCCCGTTGTGTTACCTTGTGAAAGAGGCAATGTGACAATCAACACAATCGGTGTAAAAAGTAAAATGTTAACCGAAATCCATCATGAAAAACCTGTCATTCATACTAATATCAACGTAATGGGAGAACTGTTGGAAACATCATGTGAGCTTAATTTAAGCGATCCCAGAGTGTTAAAAGAATTCGAAAAAAAAATGGTGAAAGAAATTAAAAAGCAAATTAATAGGACGATTAGCATCACTCAAAAAGAAAAGTCAGATATTTTTGGTTTTGGTGATGCCTTGTCTCGAACAAATCCCGTTTATTGGCGCCAGAACAAAAAAAATTGGGATAACCTATATTCAGATGCGCAGATATCATTGAAAGTTAATGTAGAGATTATCAATTCCGGATTGCTAATGGAACCTTATGAGCCGAAATAA
- a CDS encoding PCYCGC motif-containing (lipo)protein, whose protein sequence is MKLKLMTITLGVCSSLILSGCSSEEKSVVQKESSHEGHSEHTVSGDLQEETSSKEIAPDFLAEKPDDMKTIYLAVAQNKDLLEKIPCYCGCGESANHKNNYDCFIHENKKNGEVVWDDHGTRCGVCLEIAAQSILDLNDGMSIKDIRNKVDEKYKSGYAKPTPTPEV, encoded by the coding sequence ATGAAGCTAAAATTAATGACCATTACTTTAGGTGTCTGTTCATCTTTAATACTTTCTGGTTGTTCAAGTGAAGAGAAAAGCGTTGTACAAAAAGAAAGCAGTCATGAAGGACATTCCGAACATACAGTATCCGGAGATCTTCAGGAAGAGACCAGCAGTAAGGAAATAGCGCCGGATTTCTTAGCAGAAAAACCAGATGACATGAAGACAATCTATTTAGCTGTTGCTCAAAATAAAGATTTACTAGAAAAAATACCTTGTTACTGCGGTTGCGGGGAATCAGCTAACCATAAAAACAATTATGATTGTTTCATCCATGAAAATAAAAAAAATGGTGAAGTGGTCTGGGATGACCACGGGACTAGATGTGGAGTTTGTTTAGAAATAGCTGCACAATCCATACTGGACTTGAATGATGGTATGAGCATCAAAGATATCCGAAATAAAGTCGATGAAAAATATAAAAGTGGATATGCCAAACCAACACCAACCCCTGAAGTGTAA
- the uvsE gene encoding UV DNA damage repair endonuclease UvsE, whose protein sequence is MTLIRLGYVAMSNHVPNCSPSQTMTFAQFSKIKDRDAAIRKLERISISNLHNCWRLLIHNEANNIQFFRLSSKLIPLANHPEIPEWDYIDPIAEELAKLKTFITDHPKIRIDFHPDHFVILNSSNIDILKTSLKTLRMHYTLLKKMGVDPEHRCVLHVGGGYGEHVQALEQFIHNWGLIPESIQRMVILENDDTTYTLSETLYLCEKLGIPMVFDYHHYLAHQLPSENWKDHWDRVLHTWSNSKLPPKMHISSPRSDKEFRAHADFVDTGMFIDFLQQIKGSLPQLDCMIEAKQKDGALFQLMDELKSYKEIEIIDGASFYIH, encoded by the coding sequence TTGACATTAATTCGCCTAGGTTATGTAGCCATGAGTAACCATGTGCCAAACTGTTCACCATCCCAAACGATGACTTTTGCTCAGTTTTCGAAAATTAAGGACAGAGATGCAGCGATAAGGAAGCTTGAACGTATTTCAATTTCCAATCTTCATAATTGTTGGCGTTTACTGATCCATAACGAAGCTAATAATATTCAGTTTTTTAGACTTTCTTCTAAACTTATCCCTTTAGCCAATCATCCAGAAATTCCAGAATGGGATTACATTGATCCTATTGCAGAAGAACTTGCTAAATTAAAAACATTCATTACTGATCACCCAAAAATAAGGATAGATTTTCACCCAGATCATTTCGTCATCTTGAATAGTTCAAATATCGATATACTGAAGACATCATTAAAAACATTAAGGATGCATTATACTTTATTGAAAAAAATGGGGGTGGACCCCGAGCATCGCTGTGTTCTGCATGTTGGTGGCGGTTATGGCGAACATGTACAGGCTTTGGAGCAATTTATCCATAATTGGGGGTTGATTCCCGAATCGATTCAAAGGATGGTCATACTTGAGAATGATGATACCACCTACACTTTGTCGGAAACCCTTTACTTATGTGAGAAATTGGGGATTCCCATGGTTTTTGATTATCACCATTACCTCGCACATCAGTTACCAAGTGAAAATTGGAAAGATCATTGGGACAGGGTCTTACATACCTGGAGCAATTCCAAACTACCTCCTAAAATGCATATTTCAAGTCCAAGGTCCGATAAAGAATTTCGAGCACACGCTGACTTTGTGGATACAGGAATGTTCATTGATTTTTTGCAACAAATAAAGGGAAGCTTACCACAATTGGATTGCATGATTGAAGCTAAACAAAAGGATGGAGCACTTTTCCAGTTGATGGATGAACTGAAAAGTTACAAAGAAATAGAAATCATTGATGGTGCCAGTTTTTATATTCATTAA